TTTTCCTcgactttgtttttttttcttttttttatatatcctTGCTTGCTTGCTTTGttacctttttatttttcctttccgttactttattttgaatttttttcactttttactTAATATTTGACGGGATGATAATGTACTACACACCTATGCAGCGCTTTCGCGCAAAACTATCATAGTAAAGAGGAGGGTCTTCTttggattaaacttttttatatgcaGACTACGGCGTTTacgtgataaaataaataagagaaaaGCACATAAACAAACAAggtcaataattaaaataatggatcgacgtttaaatttatcagcAATATGaagaatttgttttatttaaattactgtaagaatttatgtaaataaataagtataatgcagttgttgttgttgttattacaAATAGTCTGTCGAATAGTATATGTCGTTACTTACTTTAAATGCGTTCATTGCACTGTCTCGATAAGTCTGACCTCGTTCGTACGTTTGTCCATCCGTGAAATAACGCCACCAGCCAAATcccttttttatattttttttgttttgtcaatttattgttacgtttgtaatttatattaagacATAATTTATGTACAATCAtccatataaaaataataataataatagtataaatTACCAAAGAATTTGCACCATCCGAGTAATCACAGACAAAACGAAATTTCAAAAGATTCCTTGGTATTTCTGAGTCCACAAGTTCCTCTAATGATTGCGCCAAAATAACAGATATATGTGTTGCATTAATATCTTTGTAGGCAAAATAACGTGCATCTTCAtcctgtttaaataaataatttataataataaaaataatgatattaattataaaagtttaaattaataaaactgtgaataaattaattcgaCCTTATCGACCGGCATAATTGTCAAATGGCTGCGCGGATGAATCTCTAGAGAAAGAACTTCAGCCCCAAGTGGAAAATTTTCCGGTATcctcacaaattttaaatactcacCCAGTGGATAAAATTGGCATCCTAaaaccaaataataattactcttTATTACTAACTActtaataattgtttattaatttcataaatttatttcgatctaaaataataaaattataaattataaagaaagaaaaagcGCAACACACTGATCGTTATCTGAATTTATGTATTCTCGTATAACATCACGCTCATGCACTcgctctttatttttttattcactctcattcaccttttttattctacacattattataattattattattgtacttttagtacggattttttattaaaatttgtatatttaacTTAGTAAAACTCTTAAACTCGTACATATTTTcagtatatttgttttttttttcttttcttttaatgaatttttaaagttttaaaacaaCAACAGCCTACACTCGTAATTATCGAGCTTATTCGTATCGTCATTGTATTTCACCGTTTTATTAACTCTCAACATTTACCTTAACTAATcgcttatattttttaacgcaATTAAACCTTTCatcaaaaacaacaacaaaaaagaaaaagaaaaataaaatttattttctttgtgtaatacataatttttgtatttttaaattttcattttttaaatttaatttgacacTTGCCGACAAGTATGTAGGCCAAGgttacaacaatttttttttaatgttttatacgGTATGATTTAACAGgacgaaaaaatattaataataataaaatagggAACTGAAGATATTGAGCGTTGGACATAAAAACCTTTGGTTTAATGTATTTACAACAAAACTCTTACACTAActgttgtttttataaatttagttgttcttgttgttgttgtgttatttataaatttttcgtttttttttttttttaacatacaactgataattttattattcatatcatGTTTGAACcacttgagaaaaaataactttctcaattgttattttaaataatttgtaatatttgtaaaaatatataacttacCTGTTGACTTGTTGATTAAAATCcccaataaaatatattttataacaagTAATTTTGGCAGCAGCTTATCCcccattttaatattttttatctaaacattctgcaacaaaaatattatagtactttttttttattaatatcgaaatttttaaaataaattttgtcatgTGAGTATTGAAAgagtgtttttaatttataaattattttacatggATACAAGGACGTTATAGAGGCATATATATAGGAAGACAATATTTGCATGAGTGACTCTTGAAAATTCAGCAAGCCGTGTCTGTGGTATACCAACCCCTGGAGTACGAGCATATAATGTTATTCCTCACGAGGATAAGATCAAGGTCGAGATGCTGCTACATGTAAATTGttttatctaaatatattaatattttattttcctctttttaattatgagaaaaactttattttattttagaacagaaaaaaaataattataacaataattataataataataataatagcagtACCAGTTTGTTGTtgttaaaatgattatttatttattatcgatttatagaaaaaatagcaAATAACTTTCGTGTTTGACGTTTCACGAGTGACTGGTCGATCGCGATCCTCACCAACGTATTGCCCATTTGGTTTATTCTTCACCAGTTTAATCCCCTCTGCTTTTACCTCTCATTACatatattacattattttacttaccccctttattaaaaataatcgagtAAATAATCATCCATTTAACTgactttttttgatttattaaaaattttaataataaatacaaaatattaaaaagattttaattattctcaatatgataattaaatttatatcctcAAATTGTTTTCACATGGCGCCTGTACCATTGATTTGTCTGTCGCATTATCTGCACAAACTTTTTATCTTTAAACACACGTTTATGCccacaacaataaaaatttttctcaatatcCCATctctattgaaataaaataatcgtaaaataaaaatatgttaatttataaattttcccataacCGATAaagtgataatttataaacctCTTCTATCTGAAAGTTGATTACAATCCAGTAAAAGACAGGAAACAAAGCCGGATACCGGTGAtagatatatacttttttaaaaaatcatccagtgcataaagaatataaaataaatatttaatagaaatcaATAGACATATATCCTgggaaaatatataagtaataaaaataccgctaaaatttattaatcctCAGTTGTTACATTTGTCGCTGACAATCGACaaaatatcatatttttatttcatctaaatctattattattattattatttttttttttttttcacagaataataaaattatttatactttcgCTGATAGGTTTCCATTAAAGTaaaagtaaagaaattaaatagtGCGCTCTTTAACcaccataaataattatattgctATGTTTTATATCTGTTCTAATTATCATTAACTGccacttaaataaattaatttagacatctgataagtaaataaaagttattagatgaatttatctttttaaatttaaaaaaaaaaatttatccaacTCTGGATAAAAGTTCTGAACGAAATGCATTAGAAAAACTTAACAAACAATACCAGGATAAATAAACCATTGAAAGATTAGGCTATTAAATGTCATTTCATTTTACATAAACATATTTTCatcatattataaaaaactataaacgATTTGAATGCATTTGTAAAGTCATTTCATCAAATTAATAACCAGTCATGTAACAGCAATACACGCACTTGTGACACAATAAATCATTACAATAtcaaatattacttttttttctaccctATCAAAttgcgtaatttaaatattaatatgtaagcaatttttttaagcaaaaaaaaatatgaatatataagaGATTTGACATAGATTCTATAATGAGCACAACctcataataattaactatagGGAGTGTTTTTTGTTGATATGTAGGAAAATCTAGGCACAGGTACGAGATCCTGGATGAGTTAAGCTGTAACAAGATCAAGGCAGTAACCTTGACTAGCCAGGGCATCGACTTACTTACTCTCACCTTATCCATTTCCTTTGAGACTCTTTCATTTATCTTAGTATAGTATTgtgtactttattttttttatttttacaactttAAATACTTTACACGTATGTCTGCGGATTTAAAGTTCAACgccaataatttcaattagtacaatctatttatatattattaaataaataaactagaTACTGTGTGtgatgtatataaattaattgaataaaattaatgtttaaGGAATTTGAGTAAATTAATAAGAGTGATAGGTAATAACAAAGGTcaggattttaatttattgacaaaGTTATCATAaggattttataataatactaataatagtAACTGAAGCGTAAGTTAGGAAACTACCGAGTAGCTACTCTTATCTTTAGATTTAATTCAAAGCTTTGTCCTCGTGCTACTGCAACTGCAACTGCTGCTACTATGATTAATACAAAAAGACTAAAactaataaaacatttatttcttCTTTCGTTCTCGTGACTATCCAATTGTTCTTTGACAAACTACTGAATCTCACtcaatcattactttttagcTCACCCCAACTAACTTCTGCTACCAGTACCTGCTATACTACTGCAATTATTACTTTGctgagtttataaaatttaattttgccaGTAGACTATAGAGAGCTAAAGTATAATGGCTGCATGATGATGTTGTTAACCCATATTATTTATGACACGATCATCCATTTAACTATATAACAATCTCACTTGGTTATTATGAATCATGGATGggaacgaagaaaaaaaaaataacttcctattctcaattattataaactaaTTTTCGAGAACTGGAACACGAGATTCACGATCTTGATTTTATAGTATATTGTAACAATCAATAAATAGAACGAGACCGtgtgtagttttttttatttttaaaattatttttactattcttGATACGCATCAATGggtttattattatagattcCTGTCCCAGAGCCTTTTGTGAAAGTAAACTCGataactttattaattatttcataattaatttcattttatttaaataactgcGGTTAAACAGGTTGTcaattaagttatttattgtaatatcattttatctttagattaaaaactattaacctttgaatatttttatttttacaaccCGACTatcgagaaaatttaaaaaaaaaatttttttatcgatacatttacttttatttaaattatatatccttcatttttttttaatttctaatgctctggaattttttttttttttttttaattaatattaaaaaaaatctatattgagaaataaatataacgattTATTTAAGCATGgaatttacttataaaaaaatgattgtacAAAAGCGCAATGTAACTTtacgaaatatatatatatacaggtaAATTATAGTTTGTAACTAAGTATCTGTCTGTcggtaaatattaaatagtcTTTTCATTATTACTATGTGAAAGtgtaagataattatttattttacaacaattaaaaaatttttattctatctttctttaattttaaatttaaacgcgGGTCTATATAGTACAATTGTTTatatgactttaaaaaaaaaaaagaaaacgaaaaagtttgaataataatgcgatttatatgtaaaataatattgacatTCGGCTCTCGTAAAAGTTTAAATCGTTTAAGGAATAGCTGATAAAAGTGACAAGAAAGTCAACCCGAATACAGAGAGAGTGAACTAGGATAGTATTAATCAGAAGACAATACACTTATAGTTGGTATCACCAACAAGGAGAATGACACTGGAAACTGAAAAGCTGGAAAGCTGAAAAGCTGAAAATCTACAAGTAGGAGTCTCTATGTGCTGAGGATAAACTTGGGATAAGAAAGGATAAGAAAGACAAGGAGGAATGAAACTATATTCACTAGCATGACCTTGAATTCAAATGCGTACAACGTAAGAGGTCGTCGATCGTATTCCAGTAGTAGTCGCAGTAGCAGTAGCAGAGAATCGCAGTCGCAATAGCAGGAATAGTATCAAGATAGAATAGAAAATCCCTATTCAGACAAAATCATTTGTCaaattgttatatatattatcttggCTCTTGTAAATATCAATCCAAAAAGTTATTACTTATCTTAaatcattaatcattttttatcatttaaaataaaaaaatcttttgacttaccaattattaaaaataaaatagtacaTTTTAAAAGGGCCACTGGGAATTAAAcacttaaatattatttatggaTAAAGTTTAACGCACTCTCTAAACACTGAGGACTCTGAACATTTAAACGTTAGAGATACTTTGTTGTTTTACGCTCAGCTTAACTCAACAACAATCAGCACGTTGTGCACCAAGTCTTACTAGTACAGACTACGGTACAGACGGTACAGACCAGAGTTGTAATCTCTCTCGCCGCAAAGACTTTACTGCTAAGCAATAGCTATAAGCTATGCACTAAGTATTAAGAAAATAACAGCCAACAGATTGCCGCCGACAGGTTCTCCCTTTTACTTGTTgtaaatacttttatatatcTTTAACATAAACCACCACCATCACCACCAGCTAAATATTATGCCAATTATTAGCACGTGCAACGGGgcctaataatttatttaataattacagtagataaaaaaaaaagaaaagtaaaaaaaaaaaaaacaattttccaTCTCAagtacataaaattaattatttatttaataaaaattatatgtgcTACAAAGCAATACCgtgttattaataacaatattattattattatttatttattatgacgTATCATGATTGTacgataatttaattgtttatcgcttaaaaaataattgacaatgattaattgtttaatttataattaaaattatttaaaataatccaacatctattaaaaaaaaatttataaatttatagccCCTATAGCTTACAGTTTAGATCGTTGATCTTTGcgtgaaatattaataaaaggtTTTACGATCGGATAAAGCGATTGACTTGTTTTAAATGACAAAATGTCCGTTATCTTTATTGGCGATGATGTATTATCATCTTCAGTTGTTGCTGTTACTGAATCTTGAGATGATTTTTCAGCGTGTCCTGCACCACCTGGAGCCGTCGATACCACGTGAAGCGATAGTTTACGTCTAAACGGTGActgttgttttattttttcctaaataataaattaaataaatataaaatagtataatttgtaattttaaaaaacaaaaacttacATTGTAAAAATCAAGTATTTGAGATTTTGTAATGGTACGTAAATAAGCAACTTCAATATTAGCACGATCAAAATTGTACTGACGATTTGTTATTTCACTCCAAAATATTGCCGACAGTgttgtcatttttttcggTTTCTCGAGACGTTGATTGGCCAATGAAGTTTTATGACGATTGAATTCTTCTTCAGACATATTAACAATTCGATTTTGAACTGACTCGATAAAGGCCTCGATACGTTCTTCTAGATATTGGGGGTGTCTATCGCCttgtattattattctgaGGCCTTGAACTCCATTCCCTCGACGAATTCCACTGAATACAATGTAACCCAGTTGTTCTTGCGTACGCAGAACATCGAAAAACGGCTCAGATATTATTTGCCCCAATAGTTCCAGATGCATGTTTGATTCCGTTGATTGTAATCCcacttgataataaatttctgTACACGAtgatttatgtaatttattttcaatttcatacaAAAAGTGACtacctaaaaataatattaaatttttaaaaaattataaaacatttaaatcataaatattataaataaatttttttttatactaccATTGTCTAAACTTATTTCACGATGAAGTAAATATTGTTTAGGTAATAACGGtactattattttacttttattatcgtCAAGTGGATCCTTGGTCAGTTGattttcaaacatttttattgtttctaaTGCCTCTGCCTCAGTCAAATTACCGTGAATTAAACATTCAATGTGAGTTTTAGACAACAGCTGAGGTATAAATTGCTCAAGCCTATCAaaagttaaatattcaatCGCCTCAAGTAGTTCATCTTTTGACCATCCTTGTTCTGTCAATAGCACAGCCAGATAATAAACAGCATGCTGATACGGTTGATCagcttcaaaattttttaaatttctaatatataattcttttattatttcgaaTCTCTGTTTGTCAATAGTAAAATTAACCATTCtgtccaatatttttttcaaaagaacACGATGTTTGTCATGATAACCACCAATTAATAAAGTCATACCATTTTTACTTGCGCTAAATTCCCAGCTCAATCTTGCAAGACTTGCATTATATGCGTATTCATTTAATGaatctttaaataattgtatatataaatttgtaagATTAAAATTACAGGGATCTAAATATGCATAAGGACTAACAAAATCAAAACTTAAATTAACTTTAGGTACTTTAAATTCATCATCTTGTTTAAACCATACTCGCATTAGCGGAGTATCTAAAATAATAGCTGGAAATTTAGTTATTTCAGTTTTACGTTCCTCACTaagacattttatttcaaatgactgaggtataaattcattaacacttggaatttttaattcatcactGAGTCCAGGGTTTGTccaattttccaaaatatctTGTGGTACTTTTTCAATTGCATACTCAGTACCATACCAAAATTCAGATTGATCTGCAATATCTTTAAATACTTTACCAACAACGTGAATCCGAATTTTTTGTGGTATCAAACAATCCATTACAGTATTAATAAGATCTGGACGCCATTCAGTAGGTAAATAAGGCCCAGTAAGTACTTCTTCCATTGGATATTTTTGTAAAGCTCGTACAGTAACATTAACTGTTGTTTTTggtaataatttatctttaaaattaaaatcaacaaTTGCTATTTGTTTACATTCATCAAAAATCCACTCAAGTGGACCTTTAACTCtcaacatatttatatattgaaatgTAAGCGTAACAATATCATCAACATGATTAATTCCTTCTTCAGTTAAATCTACATAAATAGAAAAGAAATTACAACCACCTCGTGCAGCTTTTTTTTCACCAGCAACTAATGCATTGCACCATCCAGCTTTTTTTAATGCCGACAAAAGTGATCCATCAGACTCATGACCCAGCAAATGTGAGACATAGTGCGCCGGACAAGAACGGAAGTGTTGGCTAAGATCTGGTAGTGGAAAAGTCATTTTAAGACCACGAACATCTTTAATTGGCACAATCAGCCATTTTTTACCAAAATGATCTTCATTAAATGGATGATCTGGCCACTCGGGTGCTTCGACTTTCTTGTTTTTTACTtgtgtaaatttttcaactaccattttttctaattcatcAAGACTCTCTTTACCAAGGATACTCAGAGCCATTATATTTGCCGAGTAccaattattgtgaaaatcaAGCAAAGCTTTTCGTACATTTACTCCTTTTTGTTTAGGCCCCAAGTCTAGAGTCTCACGATTTCCCGTACCAAACTTTGAATATGGATGATCAGGATTTGCAGAAGATTTTTCCAACTGATCCTGTCGCCATGTATCAtttgcaatatttttttcatgctcCGAGTGAACTGCCTGGACCTCAAGTTCAGTTGCTGATTCGGTAAACAATGGAGCTATAAAAAATTGGGCAAAACGATCTACAGCACCTTCTAAATATTCAGGACTAACATCAAAATGATATTGAGTATAATCTGGCAGAGTCATTGCATTTGAACAGCCTCCATGTTGAGATAAATACGagttgtatgaatttttatcaggATATTTTTCTGTTCCAAGAAATAGCATGTGCTCGCAAAAGTGTGCCAGACCAGGCAATTCTGCTGGATCACTCAAGTAACCTTAAAcgtaatatacatataaatatataatattaaatatataaataataaacttaccAACGTTTACATCCAATGAAACAGCACTTTTATCTGTTGTGGGATCACTTATTAATAATACTTTCAtgtcattatttaatattaatcctCTATAAAATTGTGAATCATTAggtgattttttaatattttcaaatcgtttttttatattatcatcattGATTGCTGGAGTATTTGCTGCACCACACTCTGACCCAGATaaatttctacaaaaaaaattcatacaataaaattatatctacTTACTGAattaatgatagtaaagttagcggacatctgtcaatttttaaatcttcaaaatgaaaaaaatttaagtttataatataaaaataaaaaaatccatatttagagaattcgaaattcagtccatgcattttttaaaattgtattattttaattatttaatttttttatatgtatttaaaaaaattgtcgtatgTCTGCTGCATTTACACTCATactcaattattgttattatttttgtttttaataaaaaaaactcactGTAAATCAGGCATTGAatcttgtaaaatttcattatcaaTAGAAGCcatattttcaagtttttaaaatatattttataacttttttcttttaataaacgcaattaaaattactaactaTTGACGTCATAACATATTTCTAACCAtgcacaataaattatttacgcgATACGTGAtctaattatcaatttatgacacatatattatttatatttatatgtataattaataaattttattttttctttaaaatacttaattatttaatcacagaataaaataaaatttgctttgacaaatatttaacttaacaaatttaaattatacataTCTTAGATCTAcacaatatttaaatgtatatatataacaaactGTAGATTGTAAACGTAAAGTCACATGGTATATATTACTCATACTGTTGAAATTGAtttagaatttattattttaactatgaaaaaaaaaaaaataataagaataataattattattattactccaAGTCTAATTTACAgcagaattaataaaataaaataaacatttataaaattacctcgtcattattgatgataattttttataaacaaaaataaatcggcatttattatttatactacgAACAATAAACATTGAgctaattgtttattaataatttcaaaaaaattgtaacgtaAACTAGCacaaactattatttttttttttaatttgaatttaaaataatacgaaaaaatatacaattctTTTGGTTAGTAAATTTCTCAAGTACACGTGAGGAAGAGAAATAGGGCGACATCAATTTCAATGAGACGGCCCTggtagtaattaattttatttaaaatataaataatgaacactgtaattaaaatgtttgatTAGCATTTATTATAATAGTAACCAGTACAAATGAATcagtattaattataaaaattaatttgctaTAAATGATTGAAGcaaatgttaatattatttatttttttttttttttttatgaacgaGGAAAAGGGAAAATGTGAAAAATAGTGAGATGTAAAATTACATTGGTCGACCAATACCACGACCCATGGGCATTTGAGGAGCATCTCCACCACTACGTGGGTTCTTGATAGTTTCATCGACTGACAAAATAAGACAGGCAGCTTCAGTGGCTGCTGTAAGGgcatttattttaacaactgCTGGTTCCCAGACACAGGCATCCATATTGTCAGCAATATCTTCATTGAGAATGTCAACGCCGAACCAGCATTTACCTTGATGATGTTTCTGGCgcaatttgtttaaaatattagtCGCATCAAATCCAGCATTGTCGCAAAGCTGTCGTGGTATAACTTCAAGAGCACGAGCAATTGCACCAATTAAAAGTTGCTCTTTACCAGCAATTGTGCGTGAGTGATCACGTAGTGTACGCGATAATTCGATTTCAATAGCTCCACCACCAGCAACAACTGcgtcatttttaatcatacgTCTGACAATCATTATTGCATCATGTAAAGATCGCTCGGTTTCTTCTAAAAATTGTTCAGCTCCTCCACGTAATACAAACGTACAAGTTTTAGATTTTGGGCAACCAGCAAAAATGttaaatctataaataatacataattatttaatttatatagaacatataattatttaataacttaataatttaCCTTTCACCACcaatttgtttttcttcaaATGTTGAACATTTTCCAAGTACAGAGTCGTTGATATCATTTACAGTAGTGATAACAGCACCACCACAAGCCTTCATGGTTCTTTTAAGGTCTTCATCGGGTACTCGCCCAGCACAGAACATATCACGATCAGCAAAATATTGAGTAGCAACATCTCCAATAGGCAGCTTTGATAAAACAACATTAGCTCCGCTTTTGGctattttttcaagtttttcatACAAAATTTGCCACTCAGCATCCACAATTCTCTGATACTCGGCAACATTGTCTACACGTATTTCAGCATTGTCACGTTCTGCCTTCAACTCCAATTCAATATTAAGCATCGCTATTTTACAGGGTGAGTATTTTTTAGGCTGCATTTCAAAACCAGCgtaagaaaatgtttttttaaaagcaaCTCCAGATACAAGAACTGAATCTTCTAGTGCACCACCAGATACTTTTTTAATACCAATCATATTGAGTGGCAATAATTCATCGAGCAATAAAACAGCGTCAACAACCATtttactaaagaaatctttctGCTGgtgaattaattttgaattcagaGCTGTTGCTGCGCATTTTTCCAACAAACTACGTTTTTCTTCAGCtgttgatttttcaattttaacaCTCAATTCTTGAATCCTGTCAATAGATATCTTTAATCCAGTTCTAAAAGATTTTATTATGATACGTGGATGAACACCTTCTTCAACAAATGgttttatttgtttcaaaaattctcCAGCTAACAATACAACACTTGTTGTACCATCACCAacctataaatttattacaaacttttaattacagttgataaaaaaaaaaaagttttttttaaccctaatcCGGTGTCGCTATTTTCAGCACCCGTAAACGTTGAACATGGGTCATTAGCGGCCACTGTTTATTTAACTATGTTATTCTATAAGGAAAAATCTGAATAAATTTGTAGATCTTCTTTGGACCTCACTATGCGACAAAGTTGTTGCCAGTCCGAAAATccctttttcaataaatattttcatcaaaatttggAGGTATCTAGCCTGTTTACAGTAGAATATTTGGACACAAACAACCCATGTTCAACCAATTAGAGTTAAATATTGTATGAACACCaatgagacaatttattat
The DNA window shown above is from Microplitis mediator isolate UGA2020A chromosome 1, iyMicMedi2.1, whole genome shotgun sequence and carries:
- the LOC130678139 gene encoding T-complex protein 1 subunit eta isoform X1; this encodes MQPQIILLKEGTDVSQGKPQLVSNINACQQVVDAVRTTLGPRGMDKLIVDANGKGTISNDGATILKLLDIVHPAAKTLVDIAKSQDAEVGDGTTSVVLLAGEFLKQIKPFVEEGVHPRIIIKSFRTGLKISIDRIQELSVKIEKSTAEEKRSLLEKCAATALNSKLIHQQKDFFSKMVVDAVLLLDELLPLNMIGIKKVSGGALEDSVLVSGVAFKKTFSYAGFEMQPKKYSPCKIAMLNIELELKAERDNAEIRVDNVAEYQRIVDAEWQILYEKLEKIAKSGANVVLSKLPIGDVATQYFADRDMFCAGRVPDEDLKRTMKACGGAVITTVNDINDSVLGKCSTFEEKQIGGERFNIFAGCPKSKTCTFVLRGGAEQFLEETERSLHDAIMIVRRMIKNDAVVAGGGAIEIELSRTLRDHSRTIAGKEQLLIGAIARALEVIPRQLCDNAGFDATNILNKLRQKHHQGKCWFGVDILNEDIADNMDACVWEPAVVKINALTAATEAACLILSVDETIKNPRSGGDAPQMPMGRGIGRPM